The following proteins are co-located in the Marispirochaeta aestuarii genome:
- a CDS encoding carbohydrate ABC transporter permease — protein MRVDIKQNKIAAYIFLSLLGLVMVYPLLWLFASSFRTNQEIFTSLGLIPGELVTDAYARGWQGSGQYSYGTFFINTFLMVIPTVLGTIVSSALVGYGFARFRFPFKKLLFILMISQLMLPNAVIIIPRYILFRSLGWLNTYLPFIVPAMFATYSFFIFMMVQFIRGIPKELDESAYIDGCNSFTIFTRIMAPLLKPALFSAGIFQFIWRWNDFLNPLIYINSVKKYPLSLALRMSMDITDAISWNQLMAMSLLTMIPPILIFFFAQRYFVEGITTTGLKG, from the coding sequence ATGAGAGTTGATATAAAACAGAACAAGATTGCGGCCTACATCTTTCTTTCCCTGCTGGGTCTGGTAATGGTCTATCCCCTGCTGTGGCTCTTTGCCTCCTCGTTCCGGACAAACCAGGAGATTTTTACCTCCCTGGGACTTATCCCCGGAGAGCTGGTTACCGATGCCTATGCCAGGGGGTGGCAGGGATCCGGGCAGTATTCCTACGGGACCTTCTTTATCAACACCTTTTTGATGGTTATTCCCACCGTTCTGGGAACGATTGTTTCCAGCGCTCTGGTGGGCTACGGTTTCGCCCGCTTCCGCTTTCCTTTCAAGAAGCTCCTGTTTATACTGATGATCTCCCAGCTCATGCTGCCCAACGCGGTGATCATCATACCCCGGTACATTCTGTTCCGGAGCCTGGGCTGGCTGAACACCTATCTGCCCTTTATTGTCCCGGCGATGTTTGCCACCTACTCCTTCTTTATTTTCATGATGGTGCAGTTTATCCGGGGAATTCCAAAAGAGCTGGATGAGTCCGCCTATATCGACGGCTGTAACTCCTTTACCATCTTTACCCGGATTATGGCTCCGCTGCTGAAGCCGGCTCTCTTTTCCGCCGGAATTTTCCAGTTTATCTGGCGCTGGAATGACTTTCTGAATCCCCTTATCTACATCAACAGCGTCAAGAAGTATCCCCTATCCCTGGCCTTGCGGATGTCCATGGATATAACCGACGCCATAAGCTGGAACCAGCTCATGGCCATGTCCCTGCTTACCATGATTCCGCCGATCCTGATCTTCTTTTTCGCCCAGCGATATTTTGTTGAGGGTATAACGACAACAGGACTGAAAGGTTAG
- a CDS encoding cache domain-containing sensor histidine kinase: MVEHKQSRFFLRNFALFLLPVFVSLMLLGSISIAITQKFVREEIDRKDSILLGQIMAAIEVMLNEMDSLNLNFGTNPEINFGLKRILRSDPYSLTNTEIDKLSMIRNFIDAPANSRPYIHSIYVYMNNNYGRLLTTTEGLTSLDTFFDTQWFVRFQTSPAESLMWTEVRNIRQYAFERESKRILSIYRRLFSSGVARTDGVIVLNINAAYIENLLSSLRIYPEQRLLISDGEGNVLFGNPPEGFSAKAIVSDTENSYSVSRLESRRYGWNYISVVPTEIIYDIPSRLSLITFGVFVLSALMGLTITYVLTRRNYRNIQNIISIIDSAENDQPLPPGPSGVHDEYGYIVQNLLKTFIERSYLKVQLSERMYRTRTIELLALQSQMNPHFLFNTLETINWKILGFTGKPNEANEMITNLSDVLQYSLRGDQREVSLEEEIENTRSYIAIQKVRYRDKFEVIWDWDEELLECGVMKLLLQPLVENSIYHGIKTIKGSAAIFITIRSAGETLELTVRDTGKGMSPEDLEKIRDSIKEEREEKDLSHHIGLYNTNKRLKLLYGKEYGLFIDSLPGKGTTATAVLPLHIS, translated from the coding sequence ATGGTGGAACACAAGCAGTCGCGCTTCTTTTTACGAAATTTTGCCCTTTTTCTACTGCCGGTTTTCGTATCTCTTATGCTGCTGGGATCCATATCGATTGCCATAACCCAGAAATTCGTACGGGAAGAGATTGACCGGAAGGACAGTATTCTGCTCGGTCAGATCATGGCGGCGATTGAAGTAATGCTCAATGAGATGGATTCCCTGAATCTGAATTTCGGGACCAATCCGGAGATCAACTTCGGCTTGAAGCGCATCCTCAGAAGCGATCCCTACAGCCTGACAAATACGGAAATAGACAAACTCTCCATGATCAGAAACTTTATCGACGCCCCGGCGAACTCCCGCCCCTATATTCATTCCATTTACGTATACATGAACAACAATTACGGCCGGCTTCTGACTACAACGGAGGGCCTCACATCCCTGGATACCTTTTTCGACACTCAGTGGTTTGTACGTTTCCAGACCTCCCCTGCCGAATCCCTTATGTGGACGGAGGTTCGGAACATTCGTCAATACGCCTTTGAACGGGAATCGAAAAGAATTCTGAGCATATACCGCAGGCTCTTTTCGTCGGGGGTAGCCCGGACCGACGGGGTGATTGTTCTCAACATTAACGCCGCATATATCGAAAACCTTCTGAGTTCCCTGCGAATATACCCTGAGCAGCGTCTTTTAATCAGTGACGGCGAGGGAAACGTCCTTTTCGGGAATCCTCCGGAGGGATTTTCCGCCAAAGCCATTGTTTCAGACACGGAAAATTCCTACTCCGTATCCCGGCTCGAATCCCGGCGTTACGGCTGGAACTACATCTCCGTAGTACCCACGGAGATTATCTACGACATCCCGTCCCGCCTGAGCCTGATAACCTTCGGCGTATTCGTTTTATCAGCACTGATGGGACTGACAATAACCTACGTGCTTACCCGACGAAATTACCGCAATATCCAGAATATTATCTCCATTATCGATTCTGCGGAGAACGACCAGCCCCTTCCGCCCGGGCCCTCCGGGGTACATGACGAATACGGGTATATCGTCCAGAACCTGCTTAAAACCTTCATCGAACGCAGCTACCTGAAGGTCCAGCTCTCCGAAAGAATGTACCGAACCCGGACTATCGAGCTCCTGGCCCTGCAGTCCCAGATGAACCCCCACTTTCTCTTCAATACCCTGGAAACCATCAACTGGAAGATCCTGGGCTTTACCGGAAAACCCAACGAAGCAAACGAAATGATTACCAACCTCTCGGACGTTCTGCAGTACTCCCTGAGGGGGGATCAGCGGGAGGTCTCCCTGGAGGAAGAGATCGAAAACACCAGAAGTTACATCGCCATACAGAAAGTCCGCTACCGGGACAAATTCGAGGTTATCTGGGACTGGGACGAAGAACTCCTTGAGTGCGGAGTCATGAAACTTCTTTTACAGCCTCTGGTGGAAAACTCCATATACCACGGTATTAAAACCATCAAGGGTTCCGCCGCAATCTTTATAACAATCCGTTCGGCAGGAGAAACCCTGGAGCTTACGGTTCGGGATACCGGTAAAGGCATGTCTCCGGAGGACCTGGAGAAAATCCGGGATTCAATAAAGGAAGAGCGGGAAGAAAAGGACCTCTCGCACCATATCGGTCTGTATAACACCAACAAACGGCTGAAGCTGCTTTACGGAAAGGAATATGGCCTGTTCATTGACAGCCTGCCGGGAAAGGGAACCACAGCAACGGCAGTTCTGCCCCTGCATATTTCCTAG
- a CDS encoding carbohydrate ABC transporter permease, with protein sequence MNTATAKLKARKRYNYAAFLYISPWLIGMLAFQLYPFIASLVYSFTRFSILTPPKFVGLQNFIQIFSDDKTFLQSLKVTLIYVFIAVPAKLAFALFIAMVLNLKIRYVNFYRTVYYMPSILGGSVAVSILWKFLFARQGLINQLFSTLHLPRIDWLGNPDLALYTISLLTVWQFGSSMVIFLAGLKQIPRDLYDAATVDGSGRIRTFMNITLPLITPMIFFNLIMQMVNAFQQFTPAFVITNGGPMKATYLYGLMIYENAFNFFKMGYASALSWILFAIMMAFTAMVFKSSPYWTHYEDGEN encoded by the coding sequence ATGAATACCGCAACGGCAAAACTGAAAGCACGGAAGAGGTATAATTACGCTGCATTCCTCTATATCAGCCCCTGGCTTATCGGGATGCTGGCGTTCCAGCTCTATCCGTTTATAGCATCGCTGGTATACTCTTTCACCCGCTTCTCGATTCTGACACCGCCGAAGTTTGTCGGCCTGCAGAACTTCATTCAGATCTTTAGCGATGACAAAACCTTTCTGCAGTCGCTGAAGGTTACGCTGATCTATGTTTTTATCGCGGTTCCGGCGAAACTGGCCTTCGCTCTTTTTATTGCCATGGTCCTCAACCTGAAAATCAGGTATGTGAACTTTTACCGGACAGTCTACTATATGCCTTCCATTCTCGGCGGCAGTGTCGCCGTTTCCATCCTGTGGAAGTTTCTCTTTGCCCGACAGGGGCTGATAAATCAGCTGTTCTCGACCCTGCATCTACCGAGAATTGACTGGCTGGGAAATCCTGACCTGGCTCTCTATACTATAAGTCTCCTGACGGTATGGCAGTTCGGTTCGTCCATGGTAATCTTTCTTGCGGGCCTCAAGCAGATCCCCCGGGATCTGTATGACGCTGCCACGGTGGACGGCTCCGGCCGGATCCGGACATTTATGAATATTACCCTGCCCCTGATTACCCCCATGATCTTCTTTAACCTGATCATGCAGATGGTAAACGCCTTCCAGCAGTTTACCCCCGCCTTTGTCATTACCAACGGCGGTCCCATGAAGGCGACCTACCTCTATGGCCTCATGATCTACGAAAACGCCTTTAATTTCTTCAAGATGGGCTATGCATCCGCCTTGTCGTGGATTCTCTTTGCCATAATGATGGCCTTTACAGCGATGGTATTCAAATCGTCGCCCTACTGGACCCACTATGAAGACGGGGAGAACTGA
- a CDS encoding ABC transporter substrate-binding protein, translating to MRKLLLLSVIVLSAGLVFAGGQGESADGSSDQVNLRFSWWGGDTRHKATLAAIEAYEAKNPNVKIEAEYGGFDSYYQKLVTQLAGGTAADVVQIDYKWVHDLAAQGEVFVDMNTLTDKIDMSGFDMKFTRAYGAHGDYLLGLPTGLNAFGLTLNSPLLKDAGIPVKESWTWQDILDYGGKVRALGEDKYLMGLQPQHFWYVIKIQLKQKTGNNFIKDDLSFGFEKQDLVEVLEYIDGAFESGAFAPLEETVLYDGKGWDQIPNWLNGSYGMISSWASVYTTVKNATTFDMTVARFPIPEDAVNPGLQTTPSQLLAVNSRSANKEEAIKFIDWFFNSEEAINILKDCRGVPPTSRARDILAAADELDTDVVTAVNLALPYSGGPENGPSLNKEIETIVKDYVQQVGYKVLTPEEAATQMMEDLEKVLSQL from the coding sequence ATGAGAAAACTACTTTTACTGTCTGTTATTGTTCTGTCCGCCGGGCTGGTTTTCGCCGGTGGTCAGGGTGAATCTGCCGACGGATCTTCGGACCAGGTGAACTTACGGTTCTCCTGGTGGGGGGGCGATACCCGGCACAAGGCAACACTGGCTGCCATCGAAGCCTATGAGGCAAAGAACCCCAACGTAAAAATCGAGGCCGAATACGGCGGATTCGATTCCTACTATCAGAAGCTGGTTACCCAGCTGGCCGGGGGGACCGCCGCCGATGTGGTGCAGATCGATTACAAATGGGTCCACGACCTGGCTGCCCAGGGTGAAGTATTTGTTGATATGAATACGCTGACGGACAAGATCGACATGAGCGGCTTCGATATGAAATTCACCAGAGCCTATGGTGCTCACGGGGATTATCTCCTCGGGCTGCCAACCGGACTGAATGCCTTCGGCTTGACCCTCAATTCACCGCTCCTGAAGGACGCGGGTATTCCGGTAAAGGAATCCTGGACCTGGCAGGATATTCTTGATTATGGCGGCAAGGTCAGGGCCCTGGGTGAAGATAAGTACCTTATGGGGCTTCAGCCGCAGCACTTCTGGTATGTCATAAAAATTCAGCTGAAACAGAAAACCGGTAACAATTTTATAAAAGACGATCTCAGTTTCGGATTTGAAAAGCAGGACCTGGTGGAGGTTCTGGAATATATTGATGGCGCGTTTGAGTCGGGGGCCTTTGCACCCTTGGAAGAGACCGTTCTCTATGACGGCAAGGGCTGGGACCAGATCCCCAACTGGCTGAACGGCAGTTACGGAATGATTTCATCCTGGGCATCCGTTTATACTACTGTAAAAAATGCAACAACCTTTGACATGACCGTTGCCCGTTTTCCGATTCCCGAGGATGCGGTAAATCCCGGGCTGCAGACTACACCTTCCCAGCTTCTGGCTGTAAACAGCAGATCAGCCAACAAGGAAGAAGCGATTAAATTCATCGACTGGTTCTTCAATTCCGAAGAAGCCATCAATATCCTTAAAGACTGTCGCGGTGTTCCCCCGACATCCAGGGCGCGGGATATTCTGGCTGCAGCAGACGAACTGGATACCGATGTCGTTACCGCAGTCAATCTTGCACTGCCCTACAGCGGCGGTCCGGAAAATGGTCCCAGCTTGAACAAAGAGATAGAGACTATTGTAAAAGACTACGTACAGCAGGTCGGATACAAGGTTTTAACTCCCGAGGAAGCTGCAACTCAGATGATGGAGGACCTGGAGAAGGTTCTGTCACAGCTGTAA
- a CDS encoding SDR family NAD(P)-dependent oxidoreductase, whose amino-acid sequence MKNYSRFTGKTALVSGAGSGIGRSCALRLAAEGCKVAAADVSEEALAETVAEIKNAGGDAFALKVNLASVDEIYSAVAKAVEELKSIDILVNTAGVVQSKWFLDVTEKDWDFVIDINQKGAAFLMQAVAKEMVKRVPEDLVGKTKAGQCFGKIVNFSSISGRSGRPLQIHYASSKAAVISLTQSVALALAPYSINVNAVSPSVVDTPMWRRNVQDKISSVGEEKAQAEVDRLIGKIPLLRPGLPDEMADAVLFLCSEESNYMTGQTLNVDGGFEMN is encoded by the coding sequence ATGAAAAATTATTCCAGATTTACCGGGAAAACCGCCCTGGTTTCCGGCGCCGGTTCAGGCATAGGGCGCAGCTGCGCACTACGTCTTGCCGCCGAAGGCTGTAAAGTCGCCGCGGCGGATGTTTCCGAGGAAGCCCTGGCCGAAACTGTCGCGGAAATAAAGAACGCCGGGGGCGATGCCTTCGCACTTAAGGTCAACCTTGCCTCGGTGGACGAGATTTACTCTGCTGTGGCCAAGGCCGTGGAGGAGCTGAAGTCTATCGATATCCTGGTAAACACCGCCGGGGTGGTACAGAGCAAGTGGTTTCTCGATGTTACCGAGAAGGACTGGGACTTTGTAATAGATATAAACCAGAAGGGTGCTGCTTTTCTGATGCAGGCCGTGGCAAAGGAGATGGTAAAACGCGTTCCCGAGGACCTGGTGGGAAAGACGAAAGCCGGTCAGTGTTTCGGCAAAATCGTGAACTTCTCCTCCATCTCCGGACGTTCAGGCAGGCCCTTGCAGATCCACTACGCCTCGTCCAAGGCGGCTGTTATCAGTCTGACCCAGTCGGTAGCCCTGGCCCTGGCTCCCTACAGCATAAATGTAAACGCCGTTTCTCCCAGTGTCGTTGATACCCCCATGTGGCGCAGGAATGTGCAGGACAAGATCAGCAGTGTGGGAGAAGAAAAGGCCCAGGCGGAGGTGGACCGGCTTATAGGAAAGATTCCTCTCCTCCGTCCCGGACTGCCCGACGAGATGGCCGATGCCGTACTGTTCCTCTGTTCCGAAGAGTCCAACTACATGACCGGCCAGACCCTCAACGTGGACGGCGGCTTCGAGATGAACTGA
- a CDS encoding response regulator transcription factor — protein sequence MYTLLIVDDEYEIRNGLSNLFPWHETGFQVQAVRENGREALDYIIEHPVDVVLCDIMMPELSGIELARELRDRHPRIKVVFLSGYRDFEYARKALSYGVRNYIVKPTKYSELSHVFHQLREELDEEQSLSGPQGPDKTEAEAPQEGGLQERIIARVRKYIDTNCHDASLEKAADLVRMNPHYLSKLYKQVTGVNFSDHLLGVKMDRAAELLRGINYRTHEISRMLGYSSPKSFSRAFKQYYGMSPREFRNSKPPVE from the coding sequence ATGTATACCTTGTTGATAGTTGACGACGAATACGAGATACGCAACGGACTCTCCAACCTGTTCCCCTGGCACGAGACGGGCTTTCAGGTCCAGGCTGTCCGTGAGAACGGCCGGGAAGCTCTGGATTATATTATTGAGCATCCCGTGGATGTGGTGCTCTGCGACATCATGATGCCCGAACTGTCCGGAATAGAGCTGGCCAGAGAACTCCGGGACAGGCATCCCCGGATAAAGGTCGTCTTTTTAAGCGGTTACCGTGATTTTGAATACGCCCGCAAAGCCCTCTCCTACGGGGTCAGAAACTATATTGTCAAACCGACAAAATACTCTGAACTCAGCCACGTCTTCCATCAGTTGAGGGAAGAACTCGATGAAGAGCAGTCTTTATCCGGACCGCAGGGCCCGGATAAAACTGAAGCCGAAGCTCCTCAGGAAGGCGGCCTGCAGGAGCGGATCATAGCCAGGGTACGGAAATATATCGATACGAACTGTCACGATGCAAGCCTCGAGAAGGCCGCCGATCTGGTCCGTATGAATCCCCACTATCTGAGCAAACTTTACAAACAGGTTACGGGAGTAAATTTCTCCGATCACCTCCTGGGAGTAAAGATGGACAGGGCTGCGGAACTGCTGAGGGGCATCAACTACAGGACCCATGAAATCAGCCGAATGCTGGGCTATAGCTCCCCCAAGAGTTTTTCCCGGGCCTTCAAGCAGTACTATGGAATGAGCCCCAGGGAATTCCGGAACTCAAAACCTCCGGTTGAGTAA
- the cmoA gene encoding carboxy-S-adenosyl-L-methionine synthase CmoA → MPRDRIFDTPMPGVAPFVFNSEVARVFDDMADRSIPWYRQVEQMSASLSAEFYQAGSILYDLGCSTATGTILAAEALKAKGFDSVSLVGVDNSPAMCQRAREKLEEMYGEDSPVVIRNESIEDTSLDKASVILMNYTLQFVSPLKREALVRKIYESLEHNGILIVSDKTTQSHTDMSRIFIDKYYDFKRANGYSELEISQKREALENVLIPYSVQEEEALFFDTGFASVDRFFCWYNFSSFICLKR, encoded by the coding sequence ATGCCCCGGGACCGGATATTCGACACCCCGATGCCCGGCGTTGCGCCCTTCGTGTTCAACAGCGAAGTGGCCCGGGTATTTGACGATATGGCCGACCGTTCCATTCCCTGGTATCGTCAGGTCGAACAGATGAGTGCCTCCCTGAGCGCTGAGTTCTACCAGGCCGGGAGCATACTGTATGATCTCGGCTGTTCTACCGCAACGGGTACGATCCTGGCTGCAGAAGCCCTGAAGGCGAAGGGATTCGATTCCGTTTCTCTTGTCGGGGTGGACAATTCGCCGGCCATGTGCCAGCGGGCCCGGGAAAAACTGGAGGAGATGTACGGAGAGGATTCTCCCGTCGTGATTCGCAACGAGTCTATCGAGGATACCTCGCTGGATAAAGCCAGCGTGATCCTGATGAACTATACCCTGCAGTTTGTTTCTCCCCTGAAGCGGGAAGCCCTTGTGCGGAAAATCTACGAATCCCTGGAGCACAACGGAATCCTTATCGTTTCCGACAAAACTACCCAGAGCCATACGGACATGAGCCGCATATTCATAGACAAATACTATGATTTCAAGCGGGCCAACGGCTACTCGGAGCTGGAGATCTCCCAGAAGCGGGAAGCCCTGGAGAATGTTCTGATTCCCTATTCGGTCCAGGAAGAGGAGGCCCTCTTTTTCGACACAGGATTCGCCTCGGTGGACCGGTTCTTCTGCTGGTATAATTTTTCTTCCTTTATCTGTCTCAAACGCTGA
- the cmoB gene encoding tRNA 5-methoxyuridine(34)/uridine 5-oxyacetic acid(34) synthase CmoB, whose product MVSVDFSREYLDQWAEDRLSLPRENAEKVAALRESMSSQLNRPYNRRWWRNAVRLPVFSTDDFGIRDGVVCFGEDLSPDPGEKRVLRGALEDLKSWRKGPFSYAGIEVDAEWRSDIKWRRVMELANPDIRGCRVADVGCNNLYYMYRMLEHDPSLVIGCEPVERYFFYYYLNRKFYRDRRLAFELFGVDDLALYGPFFDLVFFMGVLYHRRHPLMALENLAAAMQPGAHLVIETAGIPGGDESCLFPGKRYMKAPGWWFLPTVKALKNMLERSGFEKVRIHEAFSMTHTEQRKTEWVDTQSLESFLDPEDPGRTVEGYPAPLRIYASAYRRL is encoded by the coding sequence GTGGTATCCGTCGATTTTAGCCGAGAGTATCTTGACCAGTGGGCTGAGGACAGGTTATCCCTGCCCCGGGAAAATGCGGAAAAGGTCGCCGCCCTGCGGGAAAGCATGAGCAGTCAGCTGAACCGCCCCTACAACAGGCGCTGGTGGCGGAATGCCGTACGGCTGCCGGTTTTCTCCACAGACGACTTCGGTATACGCGACGGCGTCGTCTGTTTTGGTGAAGATCTCAGTCCGGACCCCGGGGAGAAACGGGTTCTGCGGGGAGCGCTGGAGGATCTCAAGTCCTGGCGGAAGGGACCTTTCTCGTATGCCGGCATTGAGGTGGACGCCGAGTGGAGAAGCGATATCAAGTGGCGGCGGGTTATGGAACTTGCGAATCCGGATATCCGGGGATGCCGAGTCGCGGATGTGGGCTGCAACAACCTCTACTACATGTACCGGATGCTGGAACACGATCCCTCCCTGGTGATCGGCTGCGAACCGGTGGAGCGCTACTTCTTCTATTATTACCTGAACCGCAAGTTTTATCGGGACAGGCGTCTGGCCTTCGAGCTCTTCGGTGTGGATGACCTTGCCCTGTACGGTCCCTTCTTCGACCTGGTTTTCTTCATGGGAGTTCTGTATCACCGGCGGCATCCCCTTATGGCCCTGGAAAACCTGGCGGCGGCCATGCAGCCCGGGGCACATCTGGTGATTGAAACCGCCGGAATTCCAGGCGGGGATGAGTCCTGTCTCTTTCCGGGAAAGCGCTATATGAAGGCCCCGGGATGGTGGTTCCTTCCCACGGTCAAGGCCCTGAAGAACATGCTGGAACGGAGCGGTTTTGAGAAGGTCCGCATCCATGAAGCTTTTTCCATGACCCACACTGAGCAGCGAAAAACCGAATGGGTGGACACCCAGTCCCTGGAGAGTTTCCTGGATCCGGAAGACCCCGGGCGGACCGTAGAGGGCTATCCCGCCCCTTTGAGAATTTACGCTTCCGCCTACAGGCGTCTCTGA